From the genome of Anopheles moucheti chromosome 3, idAnoMoucSN_F20_07, whole genome shotgun sequence, one region includes:
- the LOC128300279 gene encoding uncharacterized protein LOC128300279: protein MKQVCILLAVLLCTAAVADAMVFVYAPTCAICKSIGARYCGYGYLSRKGVSCDDQTTINSCADCTKKLGRCEDGFITECFL, encoded by the exons ATGAAGCAAGTGTGCATTCTTCTAGCAGTGCTGCTCTGTACGGCAGCCGTCGCGGATGCCATGGTGTTTGTCTAC GCACCAACGTGTGCGATATGTAAAAGCATTGGAGCGCGTTACTGTGGCTATGGGTACCTCAGTCGGAAGGGAGTCTCATGCGACGACCAG ACGACTATCAATAGCTGTGCGGACTGCACAAAAAAACTAGGCCGTTGTGAGGACGGGTTCATTACGGAGTGCTTCTTGTGA